Sequence from the Toxotes jaculatrix isolate fToxJac2 chromosome 24, fToxJac2.pri, whole genome shotgun sequence genome:
TCTGAGAGTCTCTATCACAGCTGAACAAaccagtgcaggtcagtcagtgtttgtgtgtgtgtggatttacCTGAGTCACTGACACAGCGTGATGATGCGACTGAACACAGTGAGTTTGCAGGGATGaacatttcttatttatttagccaaaacacacaaaaaacaaacccaccAATCACATCAGACTGACAGCACGCCCTCATGAGGAAAGCCCGcttccaaaagaaaaaatgcttcATGTGACCATGAAAACAACGAGAAGCACCGAGAACAAAACACGTCTGGAAACACTCTGTCAGCCTCGTCCTCGTCTGAGCAAATGAAAACCTGTTTGCTCCTGATAAACACGCTctgcctgcagctctgcaggaaCACAGAGTTTACATGATGGGTAAATAATACGAGGAAACTTAAAGGAAACCACCAGTTTCAGCCATTTTTCCACTGCAGGAACTTACAGCAACGTGTAGGTATCATCACACCACCACACCTGGATCCACCGGGACAACCACTCCTTTAACACAGGTCTGCACCGTAACTGAGCCCTGATGATGTCCACAGTGTCCTCAGGCTGTATGTAGTCTGAAAGGAAAAACCCAGAGGCGACAAAACGCTGCTGCTCTTTAAGCTCAGTGCTGTGAAGCCATGCTGACTCAGGTCAGACAGTAAAATAACCAACAACTGTCTGACTCTACAACCACAGCAAACCTCTGGACCCGAGGCAGCAGGAAGCAGGGGAGCAACGTCACCTGAACAGCCCGGTCTGACTGAACACTGACCACACACATCCTCAGGAGCCAGAAGCTTGTAAACACAGGGTCAACCATAAGACACACAGATTTATACTGGCTTCATTTCAGCAGGAGTTTTTCAGGTTCAGAGCTGAAGCTATGATATAAATTCGCACTACTTGACTGAACCAGACGTGGAATGATTAATCGATGTGTCTGACACATCCTGCTTGTAAAATACAGGAGAAACACAAGAAGAACCCGAGTAATAGATCTGTCAGGTCCCTGCAGTGGAAAAGAACTTTAGGATTATTTCTAGAACTCCAAATCTTTTGACAGAGGAACCACAGCAAAACTTTAACTCCATGAGAAAATATCAGATCCACATGTTCATGAGGAACTTTTCACAAACAGAACCAGCTCGCTCCTGATTAGTGTTCCAGTCGACACAAATCTGTTGCTTCTATTTCTAAACTAGAAGTCGCAGCAGCTGCCGATGGTCATTAAGTATCCCTGCTGTGTTTAAGAAAAACGTAATTGGTACcacaaataacagcaacaatCGTCTGAGCCAAGGAGACGACACTGACGTTACCGTCCCGTCCTCCTCGTCTGAGCTTATCCAACACTTTCATATTAAAAtgagaacagaacaaaaaacgAAAACTAAAAGAACTGCACCTCATTCGCATTTTTTGTTTCTGACTGACATCCGGAAGTTGATGTAACTCTTTCCCATGTATGGCTCTGGTTGGTAATACCTGTCCCAGAATCCCCTGCTGCCAGTCAGTCATTCAGGTCACTGCGGTTGTTTTAATGTCACCAATCAGACATGAATGACTGACAGTCCATCAACACTGTAgtgagggtcagaggtcagatgtGTCGGGGGCACCACGCTCCCTCCAATGCAGCCATGTTGATTCCTCTCAGATCACCGAAATCATCGCCGTCTCCATCGCAGTACTCGCCGCCGCCGTCGTGGTCGTCCAAGCGAGGCGTGTAACTGGTCGACGCTTTCTGCTGCAAGACAAAAATTCATCATGTGTGAAAATTAATTACTGTCATAAAATCTGCGCTTTACCTGTGAGGGAAATAAAACGCAGGTGTGTTGTATTTTTAGTGGCTAAGTTTGACCaaatcagtgaaaacacaccagCTTCAAGCCGCTGAACACAGAAGTATAACGGGTGATTTTACCGTTCGGACCACTGGCTCTCTGAAGGGGGGGCAGACCATGTGGAAACGAGGGATGGCCACGTGAAAAACTTCTTCTTTGCTGGCtacaagagaaacaaacatcagaacaaaaacagcgcatgctttgttgttttgctttcagGTGCTTCACAGTGAATGACCTGCAACAGCTGCTGAGTCAGCCTGGAATTTTAACCAGTGGTTTGATAAAAGTTGGTCTAAACTTGTTTTTCgagatattaaaaataaataaataaatctaaatagaAGGGGGAGCTGTTACCTAGTCTGTGGAAGGTGTAATGACCCTCCATGTACTCAGACGGGGTGGAGAAGGTGGTGCAGCTTGCGTATTCGTGGACCTTTCCAGGCGTCATGACTGGAAACTCTCCtgcacagatagacagacatgAATTCAGCAGCTCATCTCAGCCAGTCACAGTCGAGCTGCTCAGGCGGTCATGTGATGGGAGCAGCGTACCGACCACGCCGGGCCCTTGAACTTCCTCCACGTTGCCGTCAGAGGTGGTGATTTTCCAGTAGCGGCTGTCGAGCTGACAGGCGGCCTCAGGCGGCGCGCTGCTCGACATCTCTATTCTGAAAATACGGATTCattaaaaccacagaagaaaCGTTCGACACACTGTTTATGGCGCAGGGACACACAGGTACCTGATGCGGTAGGTGAAGAAGAAGTGCGGCGGATGGACAGAGGAGAGTTCTGGCAGGAAGGAGGTAGAAACGGAGACGGTGATGTCGCCCGTGGTCGCCACGCAACCTTTATCATGCACATACCTGCAGGCGCGAGCACACACTGGTCACGTTTCTGTCCAAATTTAGAACAAACTTCcagaaaactaaaagaaaacattgtaaATACGTGTTTGCATGCTCATCTGTCATGTGAATATTAGAAAGTTTAAATGGTTCCAAAGCTCAAGCGATGGAAAACCAGTTGTTCACttcagagaggtcagtgacGTGCCTGAACTTCAATAAAACTTTGAGTTGTTCGATGGTTTTCAGATTCTGTAACTTAACTTTTTTAATCTAAGCCATTTTAACCTCAACTGCAGCAACTCACAGTAAACATTCCTTCAGTTTAACTGTCTCCGTTTGttctgaagaagaaaatgtttaatacaacaactgtgtgtttgaagctaataagagacagagagggcatCGATGGAAACAGGACACATGACTGATTGCTTATATATGTGCGTGTTACCTGAAGATCTGGTCTCTGATGATTGGATACTCTCCTGTGACGACGTTGTGGACGTACGTGGTGAACCACTCTAAGAAACAGGAACCTGAGCACATACAACTGTGAGCAGTTTGCCCCAATGCAAAACTCCAGACATATAAACAATACAAACTTTTCCACAGGTAAAGACTTGTTTCTCTAAAATCTCCACTGAAGTGATTCAAATACAAGTCGTTCAGTGTGAAGTCTGACTCTGAACTACCATAATGCTTTGTTACCAACCAACACCTGACCCTTTCACCTGAAGCACAGAGCTCACAGAGGAGATAAGTGAACCAACCTGTGATGAACATGTCGATGGCTGAAGGATCCTGAGCTGTCTGATCCTAAAAGGCACAAAAAtaaagagccagagagagaaaggagaaattAGACTGGACGTGTCTGGATCTGTTTCCGAAACGAGTTTATGTCCCTGTAATTCTGTAACCGTTAAATCAAGGCTGAAGCAGTTTCCTCTTGTTTGAACAGGCGTTAAAGGTTTTTCTAAGGTATTAAtattttcctccttcctcctttccttttattttactctCTGTAAATAACAGACAGGAAGGTTACGGACGGGGCAGGGGTAGAAGCTCTCGAACATCCTGCGTCCCTCGGCTGGCTCCAGAGCCATGTACTGGCTGAGCCCGGTGTGGAAGCAGAAAGTGAGCGGGAGGCAGCGTCTCATCCCCTTCCTCTGCTGGAAACCTCCAGCAGCCGTCTCCACGTCCAGCAGGACCTCAGAGCGGTAGTGGTTGGACAGGGACATGCTACCCATCAGCCTGAGGACGCACAGACAGGCAGGTGGTGGTTAGACAGGGAGACGACCAGCGTTAGGGGGACTGTGTGACATAGATACTGACCCAGGGATGACCAGTTTCTGTCCGTTGTGGATGCGGTACGAGCAGCGGTAGTCGTCTGGAAGTCTGCAGCCGATCTGAGCCTCGATGTCAGTGAGCTCCACCTCAGTGGCGCCCTCTGAGGACGACAGCAGAAAGAGAATAAGAACATACAAAACCTTTTCTAAAGGTTAAAAGacacaagcaaataaaaaaggGTCTTGAGAGGTTTTCCTGTCATCAAACAAATCTGTGGCTGAAGGTGTAACATGCTAATAAAAACTAACTGTTATCATTTCACACAGAGCAAGGTGAATTTACTTTACTGTCACGTGacaaaaaaagctgcaaatctTGCTGCTTAATATTCTGTACTATAAATAATCATCAACACCGTGTGAAAGCAGGTGGAGGAGTGACATCACCCTGTTACACTGCATCACTGTCAGATGCTCAGACTGATGTTTGGGTTGTGTTGTTTGGACCCTGAGTGGTTTACGCGGTTGTGGGTGCGTCACCTTTGAGCGATGCGATCATGCGTGGACACCTCTGCTGCAGGAAGTTCTTCAGCTGCTCCCAGGCTCTCTTCAGCACTGGGTAGTACTGGATGTACTGGCCCAGGTCTCTGTAGTACTGTTTGAACAGACAGTACCAGGGCATGCCGCTCTGCAGCCTGTCCGCACTGCAGAGCGGCACacattgaatcaaaatattaatatacaaataaaataacatgatttaatatgaaaataatatGATTTTCCTCGGTGTGCTCAGCAGCTGGAAGGCAGCGGTACTCACTCTGTCAGCAGCCAGTGTCTGGAGCAGAGGGACTTCCACAGCGGGTTGTGTTTGGAGAGTTCATTCAGCCTCCTGCTGACataactgcagctgcagagggaagaagagTGGGCGCAGAGTTATTCATCTCAAAACGCTGAGATGAAGCATGCAAAATAATTAAAGTGTTCAAGCATGTTCCCTGTTACATGCTGCATCATTAGTTTAGTATCACTGATCCATTCTGGTGTAAAAAGCATTTTTGTGTAGCACAACACAAAACCTGTATATTGTCTATGGGAGTTTTAAAAGTGATTACGTAATTAAAAGACATAATTTTAATTACAATTTGCTCGTTTTAACTGATAATAAACTGTGTCGAGGAGAAAAGCTATATGCTAAGCTAATTAGCTGCTGCCGGGAGTGACGGTGTtctcagctgacagcttcagctTTAGTTTATTCACTGACAGTAATTTAATTTACAGGCATTTTCTCTCAGAATACAACATAAcgttcatatttatatttatatttctaacTGCGGGCTGTTTCTGTTgctgcaggttgttgttgttgttgttagcagcagcagccgttAGCCTGCTCCGTCCGGCAGCTTCTGAACGTCAGTTTTGtaaaaacagagtaaaatgtGTGCGTCTGAGTCTCCGGGTTCTGGTGTCGGATACTTACTGGACCAGGTCCCTGAAGCTCAGGTAGGACAGAACGTGCAGCAGCGGGTCTGAAGGCAGGTGATCCACCCGTAACTCTGAGGTAGCTGCCATCGTTAGcgactcttcttcttcttcgtctctGAGGTTTAAGCGCAGCTCATCGCCCCAGCGCCGCAGGAAGGCGACACAcgtggaggaggatcagtcatatcctgatcatgcAGATCAATTTGACCActggcctcagctgctgtgtagtaatggtctgactggtcgctgttactgggaggtcgagtggagaggagaggtttatttatcagtgagttacagaggaatcagtagaaaaggaaacacaaacgACTTTTTGTTTGGAaggaacgatcagtcctggagtctgtaCTGCCCTGATGTTTatggttactctgtttggcacaataacagagTGACATCTGTGTCCTCGtcgtcctctgtctctcacagagtatcagtgtatgtggactgtcctgctggctctctgtctttctacagagtctcctctgactcactgatccacctctacaccttcagcACCActttcactgaacctctgtatcctgggtttgggtttAGTTTCTGGtcgtctggttcctcagtgtctctgtgttgagAGTAGCAGAGATAAGTGGAGCACATCAGTAAGAAAGAAGCGTTTCACACATCAACTACTGAGAAACAAGACTTTTCTCTCACAGGCCCAAACTGAGATAAATCCATGAGCTGACACATGATGctgttttggtcttttgttcCTTCTCGGTTTGTTTCTCGCATCCTGACCCAGAAATAAAACACTCGGCTCCCTCCCGTGTCTCTCAGCGGGCTTACCCTAGAAACACCATGCTACCAGACCCCACTGTAGCACCAGGATTTAGCCTGGTCCACAATTAGATGACACATCGACAAAACTATTTCAAAATGATCACTCAGTCTCACAGCACACCAGATTAAAGCCTCGTCCGTTCACCCCAAAAACATAATGGAGGTTTAATCTTCTGACAGAGCAGTTAATGAAGTCATTTGAGCTCTAAGCTTTATTCATCTGggattttaacatttaatcttTGAACATctgattttttaaatcacaggaTGAAGTTTTGTGCACAATTACAGGCAAAATCAAAGACAGAAGAACTCTTCAGACTTCCAGCCTCCTACATATGAATACTAAGTGGTTTTCTTCACCTTTTGAAGCAGTAAAATGCAAACCTGTGTGGACAC
This genomic interval carries:
- the fbxo3 gene encoding F-box only protein 3 isoform X1, whose translation is MAATSELRVDHLPSDPLLHVLSYLSFRDLVHCSYVSRRLNELSKHNPLWKSLCSRHWLLTDADRLQSGMPWYCLFKQYYRDLGQYIQYYPVLKRAWEQLKNFLQQRCPRMIASLKEGATEVELTDIEAQIGCRLPDDYRCSYRIHNGQKLVIPGLMGSMSLSNHYRSEVLLDVETAAGGFQQRKGMRRCLPLTFCFHTGLSQYMALEPAEGRRMFESFYPCPDQTAQDPSAIDMFITGSCFLEWFTTYVHNVVTGEYPIIRDQIFRYVHDKGCVATTGDITVSVSTSFLPELSSVHPPHFFFTYRIRIEMSSSAPPEAACQLDSRYWKITTSDGNVEEVQGPGVVGEFPVMTPGKVHEYASCTTFSTPSEYMEGHYTFHRLASKEEVFHVAIPRFHMVCPPFREPVVRTQKASTSYTPRLDDHDGGGEYCDGDGDDFGDLRGINMAALEGAWCPRHI
- the fbxo3 gene encoding F-box only protein 3 isoform X2; protein product: MAATSELRVDHLPSDPLLHVLSYLSFRDLVHCSYVSRRLNELSKHNPLWKSLCSRHWLLTDADRLQSGMPWYCLFKQYYRDLGQYIQYYPVLKRAWEQLKNFLQQRCPRMIASLKEGATEVELTDIEAQIGCRLPDDYRCSYRIHNGQKLVIPGLMGSMSLSNHYRSEVLLDVETAAGGFQQRKGMRRCLPLTFCFHTGLSQYMALEPAEGRRMFESFYPCPDQTAQDPSAIDMFITGSCFLEWFTTYVHNVVTGEYPIIRDQIFRYVHDKGCVATTGDITVSVSTSFLPELSSVHPPHFFFTYRIRIEMSSSAPPEAACQLDSRYWKITTSDGNVEEVQGPGVVGEFPVMTPGKVHEYASCTTFSTPSEYMEGHYTFHRLASKEEVFHVAIPRFHMVCPPFREPVVRTKASTSYTPRLDDHDGGGEYCDGDGDDFGDLRGINMAALEGAWCPRHI
- the fbxo3 gene encoding F-box only protein 3 isoform X3 codes for the protein MAATSELRVDHLPSDPLLHVLSYLSFRDLVHCSYVSRRLNELSKHNPLWKSLCSRHWLLTDADRLQSGMPWYCLFKQYYRDLGQYIQYYPVLKRAWEQLKNFLQQRCPRMIASLKEGATEVELTDIEAQIGCRLPDDYRCSYRIHNGQKLVIPGLMGSMSLSNHYRSEVLLDVETAAGGFQQRKGMRRCLPLTFCFHTGLSQYMALEPAEGRRMFESFYPCPDQTAQDPSAIDMFITGSCFLEWFTTYVHNVVTGEYPIIRDQIFRYVHDKGCVATTGDITVSVSTSFLPELSSVHPPHFFFTYRIRIEMSSSAPPEAACQLDSRYWKITTSDGNVEEVQGPGVVGEFPVMTPGKVHEYASCTTFSTPSEYMEGHYTFHRLASKEEVFHVAIPRFHMVCPPFREPVVRTVKSPVILLCSAA